One stretch of Juglans microcarpa x Juglans regia isolate MS1-56 chromosome 3D, Jm3101_v1.0, whole genome shotgun sequence DNA includes these proteins:
- the LOC121256665 gene encoding biotin--protein ligase 2-like, translating into MPFATTSALRLLSSRNSLYSLSLRKFVFADKRPFILSLSVASSAMDFNSSHTLVLCGKSMAENEIAKSIKSTNALKLPDSSDVSILLQSELERPLKEDEYSFSIDSFMNCLSTNQFGRFLIWSPRLPSTHDVVSRNFCELPIGTVCVADVQSKGRGRSKNVWDSPIGCLMFSFTIQMEDGRTVPLLQYVVSLAITEAVKDVCDQNGLPCADVKIKWPNDLYLNGLKIGGILCTSTYKSKKFNVSVGIGLNVDNQKPTTCLNAVLREHSDVAYRFSRQEILAAFFNKFERFYDLFIDQGFQSLEELYLKTWLHSGQRVILEEKNEDQVVENVVTIQGLTSSGYLLAIGDDNQMYELHPDGNSFDFFKGLVRRKLD; encoded by the exons ATGCCCTTCGCTACGACGAGCGCACTCCGACTCCTCTCTTCTCGAAACTCCCTCTACTCTCTTTCTCTACGCAAATTCGTTTTCGCAGACAAACGGCCTTTCATTCTCTCGCTTTCTGTGGCATCATCAG CTATggatttcaattcatctcatacGCTGGTTCTATGTGGAAAGTCGATGGCCGAAAATGAGATCGCTAAATCTATAAAAAGCACTAACGCTCTGAAGCTGCCTGACAGTAGTGACGTTTCAATTCTTTTGCAATCGGAACTGGAGAGACCATTGAAAGAAGACGAATACTCTTTTAGCATCGATTCCTTCATGAATTGTCTTTCGACTAATCAGTTTGGCAGGTTCCTCATTTGGTCTCCGCGGTTGCCTTCCACGCACGACGTTGTTTCTCG CAATTTTTGTGAGCTTCCAATCGGTACGGTTTGTGTTGCCGATGTTCAGTCGAAAGGACGAG GTCGGTCAAAGAATGTATGGGATTCTCCAATAGGTTGCCTTATGTTCTCTTTTACCATACAAATGGAGGACGGGCGAACTGTGCCTCTTTTGCAGTATGTTGTGTCTCTTGCTATCACTGAGGCAGTAAAGGATGTCTGTGACCAAAAC GGCTTGCCATGTGCTGATGTTAAAATTAAGTGGCCAAATGATCTTTACTTGAATGGCCTTAAAATTGGAGGCATCCTATGCACCTCCACATATAAATCAAAGAAGTTCAATGTCAGTGTAG GTATAGGGTTGAATGTTGATAACCAGAAGCCAACAACATGTTTGAATGCAGTTCTAAGAGAACATTCTGATGTGGCTTACCGATTTAGTAGACAAGAAATACTTGCAGcctttttcaataaatttgagAGATTTTATGATCTTTTCATTGACCAAg GATTTCAATCGCTTGAAGAGCTATATCTTAAGACATGGCTGCACAG TGGACAAAGAGTAATTTTAGAGGAAAAGAATGAGGACCAAGTGGTTGAAAATGTGGTTACTATTCAG GGTTTGACATCCTCAGGATATTTATTAGCCATTGGTGATGACAATCAAATGTACGAGCTTCATCCTGACGGCAATAG TTTTGACTTCTTCAAAGGGCTGGTTAGAAGAAAACTTGACTGA
- the LOC121256667 gene encoding oxysterol-binding protein-related protein 1C-like isoform X2, whose product MHLHPFCCVSTVSDHSPALHHMPPLPTAMSARSDPPNARTGDKQIHNDNNDDCGRMSHQRTASAGHSAREQPVDVKINDIVGNGISGILYKWVNYGKGWRPRWFVLQDGVLSYYKIHGPDKIVVNQETEKGSKVIGEESMRRIKRHKNGTSLPQQPLPRKPFGEIHLKVSSIRESKSDDKRFSIFTGTKRLHLRAETREDRVAWMEALQAVKDMFPRMSNSELMAPIDNVTVSTEKLRQRLLEEGVSEVTIQDSEQIMKSEFTVLQSQLLLLKQKQWLLIDTLRQLETEKVDLENTVVDESQRQCNDEGASSRLMQDKFSGSASESEDDNERVDAAEEETDEEDNTFFDTRDFLSSSSFKSNGSDFRLSSFSSDDEGFFIVESEDDIDPSIRSVGANYPHVKRRKKFPDPVEKEKCVSLWSMIKDNIGKDLTKICLPVYFNEPLSSLQKCFEDLEYSYLIDRADEWGKKGNSLMRILNVAAFAVSGYSSTEGRICKPFNPLLGETYEADYPDKGLRFFSEKVSHHPMVVACHCEGTGWRFWGDSNLKSKFWGRSIQLDPVGTLTLEFDDGEIFQWSKVTTSIYNLILGKLYCDHYGTMRIQGNHEYSCKLKFKEQSIIDRNPHQVHGIVQDRNGKTVATLFGKWDESMYYVIGDSSGKGKDYESLSDARLLWKRSKPPEFLTRYNLTRFAITLNELTPGLKEKLPPTDSRLRPDQRYLENGEYEMANVEKLRLEQRQRQARKMQEQGWKPRWFAKDKGSDAYHYIGGYWEARKQGNWNSCPDIFGQIPSDQLSE is encoded by the exons ATGCATCTGCATCCCTTCTGTTGCGTGTCTACTGTGTCCGACCATTCCCCGGCGCTCCACCACATGCCGCCTCTCCCCACGGCCATGTCTGCCAGATCCGATCCGCCGAATGCCCGAACCGGCGACAAACAAATCCATAACGACAATAACGACGATTGTGGCCGGATGAGCCATCAGAGAACGGCTTCGGCGGGTCATTCGGCTCGGGAGCAGCCGGTGGACGTTAAAATCAATGATATAGTGGGGAACGGGATCTCGGGAATTCTATACAAGTGGGTGAATTACGGGAAAGGATGGAGGCCGCGGTGGTTCGTGTTGCAGGACGGCGTTTTGTCGTACTATAAGATTCATGGACCCGATAAGATCGTGGTGAACCAAGAGACCGAGAAAGGATCGAAGGTCATCGGCGAGGAATCCATGCGAAGGATTAAGAGGCACAAGAATGGGACCTCGCTCCCGCAACAACCCCTTCCCCGCAAGCCCTTCGGCGAAATTCATCTCAAG GTTTCCTCAATTCGCGAAAGCAAATCAGACGACAAAAGATTCTCGATTTTCACTGGCACAAAGAGGCTCCACCTAAGGGCCGAGACGCGTGAAGATCGAGTAGCATGGATGGAAGCACTGCAAGCTGTGAAGGACATGTTCCCACGGATGTCCAACAGTGAGCTAATGGCTCCCATAGACAATGTCACTGTTTCGACCGAGAAGCTGAGGCAGCGGCTTTTGGAGGAAGGTGTTAGTGAGGTAACCATCCAGGACAGCGAGCAGATCATGAAGAGTGAGTTTACAGTGCTGCAGAGCCAACTCCTACTGCTAAAGCAGAAGCAGTGGCTCCTCATTGACACGCTGCGGCAGCTTGAG ACGGAAAAGGTTGATCTGGAGAATACAGTGGTTGATGAGAGCCAAAGACAGTGCAATGATGAAGGGGCCTCTTCTAGATTAATGCAAGACAAATTCAGTG GAAGTGCTAGTGAGTCTGAAGATGATAATGAAAGAGTTGATGCTGCAGAGGAAGAAACAGATGAAGAAGACAATACATTTTTTGACACTCGAGACTTTCTTTCATCCAGCTCTTTCAAAAGTAATGGGTCTGATTTCCGGCTATCATCTTTCTCTTCAGATGATGAAGGTTTTTTTATAGTTGAATCTGAAGATGATATTGACCCTTCCATTAGATCTGTTGGAGCTAACTATCCTCATGTTAAGCGGCGTAAGAAATTTCCTGACCCTGTTGAAAAAGAGAAGTGTGTCAGTCTTTGGTCTATGATTAAAGATAACATTGGAAAGGATCTCACGAAAATATGTCTTCCTGTTTACTTCAATGAGCCTCTCTCTTCCCTGCAAAAATGTTTTGAGGATCTGGAATATTCATATCTTATTGATCGAGCAGACGAGTGGGGGAAAAAG GGTAATAGTCTCATGAGGATTCTTAATGTGGCTGCTTTTGCTGTTTCTGGATATTCTTCAACGGAAGGAAGAATATGCAAACCGTTTAATCCGTTATTAGGGGAAACCTACGAGGCTGATTATCCAGATAAAGGCCTCCGCTTTTTCTCAGAGAAG GTCAGTCATCACCCTATGGTTGTTGCCTGTCACTGTGAGGGTACAGGATGGAGATTCTGGGGAGATAGCAATTTAAAGAGCAAATTTTGGGGTCGATCAATTCAACTTGATCCTGTTGGTACTTTGACTCTGGAATTCGATGATGGGGAAATTTTTCAATGGAGTAAG GTCACTACGTCAATATACAATCTCATATTGGGAAAGCTGTATTGCGATCACTATGGTACAATGCGCATACAGGGAAATCATGAGTATTCATGTAAGCTGAAATTCAAGGAGCAGTCTATCATTGACAGAAATCCTCACCAG GTACATGGTATAGTTCAAGACAGGAATGGAAAAACAGTGGCCACTCTCTTTGGAAAATGGGATGAAAGTATGTATTATGTGATTGGGGACTCTTCTGGGAAGGGAAAGGATTATGAGTCTTTATCTGATGCCCGTCTTCTCTGGAAGCGTAGCAAGCCTCCCGAGTTTCTCACGAGATATAACTTAACACGCTTTGCCATCACATTGAATGAGCTCACCCCTGGACTGAAG GAAAAGTTGCCGCCTACGGATTCAAGGCTAAGACCTGACCAAAGGTATTTGGAAAATGGAGAGTATGAAATGGCAAATGTGGAGAAGTTGCGGTTGGAGCAGCGGCAACGGCAG GCTCGAAAGATGCAAGAACAGGGTTGGAAACCACGGTGGTTTGCAAAAGACAAAGGAAGTGATGCATACCACTACATTGGTGGGTATTGGGAAGCCAGGAAACAAGGAAATTGGAATTCCTGTCCTGATATCTTTGGCCAAATCCCATCAGATCAGCTGTCCGAGTAA
- the LOC121256667 gene encoding oxysterol-binding protein-related protein 1C-like isoform X1 — protein sequence MHLHPFCCVSTVSDHSPALHHMPPLPTAMSARSDPPNARTGDKQIHNDNNDDCGRMSHQRTASAGHSAREQPVDVKINDIVGNGISGILYKWVNYGKGWRPRWFVLQDGVLSYYKIHGPDKIVVNQETEKGSKVIGEESMRRIKRHKNGTSLPQQPLPRKPFGEIHLKVSSIRESKSDDKRFSIFTGTKRLHLRAETREDRVAWMEALQAVKDMFPRMSNSELMAPIDNVTVSTEKLRQRLLEEGVSEVTIQDSEQIMKSEFTVLQSQLLLLKQKQWLLIDTLRQLETEKVDLENTVVDESQRQCNDEGASSRLMQDKFSEGSASESEDDNERVDAAEEETDEEDNTFFDTRDFLSSSSFKSNGSDFRLSSFSSDDEGFFIVESEDDIDPSIRSVGANYPHVKRRKKFPDPVEKEKCVSLWSMIKDNIGKDLTKICLPVYFNEPLSSLQKCFEDLEYSYLIDRADEWGKKGNSLMRILNVAAFAVSGYSSTEGRICKPFNPLLGETYEADYPDKGLRFFSEKVSHHPMVVACHCEGTGWRFWGDSNLKSKFWGRSIQLDPVGTLTLEFDDGEIFQWSKVTTSIYNLILGKLYCDHYGTMRIQGNHEYSCKLKFKEQSIIDRNPHQVHGIVQDRNGKTVATLFGKWDESMYYVIGDSSGKGKDYESLSDARLLWKRSKPPEFLTRYNLTRFAITLNELTPGLKEKLPPTDSRLRPDQRYLENGEYEMANVEKLRLEQRQRQARKMQEQGWKPRWFAKDKGSDAYHYIGGYWEARKQGNWNSCPDIFGQIPSDQLSE from the exons ATGCATCTGCATCCCTTCTGTTGCGTGTCTACTGTGTCCGACCATTCCCCGGCGCTCCACCACATGCCGCCTCTCCCCACGGCCATGTCTGCCAGATCCGATCCGCCGAATGCCCGAACCGGCGACAAACAAATCCATAACGACAATAACGACGATTGTGGCCGGATGAGCCATCAGAGAACGGCTTCGGCGGGTCATTCGGCTCGGGAGCAGCCGGTGGACGTTAAAATCAATGATATAGTGGGGAACGGGATCTCGGGAATTCTATACAAGTGGGTGAATTACGGGAAAGGATGGAGGCCGCGGTGGTTCGTGTTGCAGGACGGCGTTTTGTCGTACTATAAGATTCATGGACCCGATAAGATCGTGGTGAACCAAGAGACCGAGAAAGGATCGAAGGTCATCGGCGAGGAATCCATGCGAAGGATTAAGAGGCACAAGAATGGGACCTCGCTCCCGCAACAACCCCTTCCCCGCAAGCCCTTCGGCGAAATTCATCTCAAG GTTTCCTCAATTCGCGAAAGCAAATCAGACGACAAAAGATTCTCGATTTTCACTGGCACAAAGAGGCTCCACCTAAGGGCCGAGACGCGTGAAGATCGAGTAGCATGGATGGAAGCACTGCAAGCTGTGAAGGACATGTTCCCACGGATGTCCAACAGTGAGCTAATGGCTCCCATAGACAATGTCACTGTTTCGACCGAGAAGCTGAGGCAGCGGCTTTTGGAGGAAGGTGTTAGTGAGGTAACCATCCAGGACAGCGAGCAGATCATGAAGAGTGAGTTTACAGTGCTGCAGAGCCAACTCCTACTGCTAAAGCAGAAGCAGTGGCTCCTCATTGACACGCTGCGGCAGCTTGAG ACGGAAAAGGTTGATCTGGAGAATACAGTGGTTGATGAGAGCCAAAGACAGTGCAATGATGAAGGGGCCTCTTCTAGATTAATGCAAGACAAATTCAGTG AAGGAAGTGCTAGTGAGTCTGAAGATGATAATGAAAGAGTTGATGCTGCAGAGGAAGAAACAGATGAAGAAGACAATACATTTTTTGACACTCGAGACTTTCTTTCATCCAGCTCTTTCAAAAGTAATGGGTCTGATTTCCGGCTATCATCTTTCTCTTCAGATGATGAAGGTTTTTTTATAGTTGAATCTGAAGATGATATTGACCCTTCCATTAGATCTGTTGGAGCTAACTATCCTCATGTTAAGCGGCGTAAGAAATTTCCTGACCCTGTTGAAAAAGAGAAGTGTGTCAGTCTTTGGTCTATGATTAAAGATAACATTGGAAAGGATCTCACGAAAATATGTCTTCCTGTTTACTTCAATGAGCCTCTCTCTTCCCTGCAAAAATGTTTTGAGGATCTGGAATATTCATATCTTATTGATCGAGCAGACGAGTGGGGGAAAAAG GGTAATAGTCTCATGAGGATTCTTAATGTGGCTGCTTTTGCTGTTTCTGGATATTCTTCAACGGAAGGAAGAATATGCAAACCGTTTAATCCGTTATTAGGGGAAACCTACGAGGCTGATTATCCAGATAAAGGCCTCCGCTTTTTCTCAGAGAAG GTCAGTCATCACCCTATGGTTGTTGCCTGTCACTGTGAGGGTACAGGATGGAGATTCTGGGGAGATAGCAATTTAAAGAGCAAATTTTGGGGTCGATCAATTCAACTTGATCCTGTTGGTACTTTGACTCTGGAATTCGATGATGGGGAAATTTTTCAATGGAGTAAG GTCACTACGTCAATATACAATCTCATATTGGGAAAGCTGTATTGCGATCACTATGGTACAATGCGCATACAGGGAAATCATGAGTATTCATGTAAGCTGAAATTCAAGGAGCAGTCTATCATTGACAGAAATCCTCACCAG GTACATGGTATAGTTCAAGACAGGAATGGAAAAACAGTGGCCACTCTCTTTGGAAAATGGGATGAAAGTATGTATTATGTGATTGGGGACTCTTCTGGGAAGGGAAAGGATTATGAGTCTTTATCTGATGCCCGTCTTCTCTGGAAGCGTAGCAAGCCTCCCGAGTTTCTCACGAGATATAACTTAACACGCTTTGCCATCACATTGAATGAGCTCACCCCTGGACTGAAG GAAAAGTTGCCGCCTACGGATTCAAGGCTAAGACCTGACCAAAGGTATTTGGAAAATGGAGAGTATGAAATGGCAAATGTGGAGAAGTTGCGGTTGGAGCAGCGGCAACGGCAG GCTCGAAAGATGCAAGAACAGGGTTGGAAACCACGGTGGTTTGCAAAAGACAAAGGAAGTGATGCATACCACTACATTGGTGGGTATTGGGAAGCCAGGAAACAAGGAAATTGGAATTCCTGTCCTGATATCTTTGGCCAAATCCCATCAGATCAGCTGTCCGAGTAA
- the LOC121256667 gene encoding oxysterol-binding protein-related protein 1C-like isoform X3 — translation MIKDNIGKDLTKICLPVYFNEPLSSLQKCFEDLEYSYLIDRADEWGKKGNSLMRILNVAAFAVSGYSSTEGRICKPFNPLLGETYEADYPDKGLRFFSEKVSHHPMVVACHCEGTGWRFWGDSNLKSKFWGRSIQLDPVGTLTLEFDDGEIFQWSKVTTSIYNLILGKLYCDHYGTMRIQGNHEYSCKLKFKEQSIIDRNPHQVHGIVQDRNGKTVATLFGKWDESMYYVIGDSSGKGKDYESLSDARLLWKRSKPPEFLTRYNLTRFAITLNELTPGLKEKLPPTDSRLRPDQRYLENGEYEMANVEKLRLEQRQRQARKMQEQGWKPRWFAKDKGSDAYHYIGGYWEARKQGNWNSCPDIFGQIPSDQLSE, via the exons ATGATTAAAGATAACATTGGAAAGGATCTCACGAAAATATGTCTTCCTGTTTACTTCAATGAGCCTCTCTCTTCCCTGCAAAAATGTTTTGAGGATCTGGAATATTCATATCTTATTGATCGAGCAGACGAGTGGGGGAAAAAG GGTAATAGTCTCATGAGGATTCTTAATGTGGCTGCTTTTGCTGTTTCTGGATATTCTTCAACGGAAGGAAGAATATGCAAACCGTTTAATCCGTTATTAGGGGAAACCTACGAGGCTGATTATCCAGATAAAGGCCTCCGCTTTTTCTCAGAGAAG GTCAGTCATCACCCTATGGTTGTTGCCTGTCACTGTGAGGGTACAGGATGGAGATTCTGGGGAGATAGCAATTTAAAGAGCAAATTTTGGGGTCGATCAATTCAACTTGATCCTGTTGGTACTTTGACTCTGGAATTCGATGATGGGGAAATTTTTCAATGGAGTAAG GTCACTACGTCAATATACAATCTCATATTGGGAAAGCTGTATTGCGATCACTATGGTACAATGCGCATACAGGGAAATCATGAGTATTCATGTAAGCTGAAATTCAAGGAGCAGTCTATCATTGACAGAAATCCTCACCAG GTACATGGTATAGTTCAAGACAGGAATGGAAAAACAGTGGCCACTCTCTTTGGAAAATGGGATGAAAGTATGTATTATGTGATTGGGGACTCTTCTGGGAAGGGAAAGGATTATGAGTCTTTATCTGATGCCCGTCTTCTCTGGAAGCGTAGCAAGCCTCCCGAGTTTCTCACGAGATATAACTTAACACGCTTTGCCATCACATTGAATGAGCTCACCCCTGGACTGAAG GAAAAGTTGCCGCCTACGGATTCAAGGCTAAGACCTGACCAAAGGTATTTGGAAAATGGAGAGTATGAAATGGCAAATGTGGAGAAGTTGCGGTTGGAGCAGCGGCAACGGCAG GCTCGAAAGATGCAAGAACAGGGTTGGAAACCACGGTGGTTTGCAAAAGACAAAGGAAGTGATGCATACCACTACATTGGTGGGTATTGGGAAGCCAGGAAACAAGGAAATTGGAATTCCTGTCCTGATATCTTTGGCCAAATCCCATCAGATCAGCTGTCCGAGTAA